Proteins from a single region of Argiope bruennichi chromosome 6, qqArgBrue1.1, whole genome shotgun sequence:
- the LOC129971066 gene encoding sulfotransferase 1B1-like, which yields MSKEGIPPREYRLQYIRGLPIFHSPRFSKENFEAALDYQPQDGDIIIASYPKTGTTWLQYIVLQILSKGKSFPSFNDLMFKEAPYLEMAGIASIEALKKPRVYKHHFPYNLVKKNEKAKCVYIYRNPEDTVVSFYHHTQSVTFNSDIDFDQYVKDFISANVPYGSYFEHVKSYLDHKDDNNLLILTYEGLHSNTKEEFLKIAKFLGEEYYKALSNDDSLLNKIIKQTSFENMKNNLYYVLPDTISKDSFKHGPQKVEFFRKGTTGEGKKRLSPEQQDRLREVAEKVLEGTDAMSKWYSKEITC from the coding sequence ATGTCAAAAGAAGGAATCCCCCCAAGAGAATATCGTCTCCAGTACATCAGAGGATTGCCAATTTTTCATTCCCCacgattttcaaaagaaaattttgaagcagCTCTCGATTATCAGCCGCAAGATGGTGACATAATCATTGCTTCGTATCCTAAAACTGGAACGACCTGGCTGCAGTACATCGTTCTTCAGATCCTTTCCAAGGGCAAGTCCTTTCCTAGTTTTAACGACCTAATGTTTAAGGAAGCGCCTTATCTCGAAATGGCGGGGATTGCATCAATTGAAGCACTGAAGAAACCCAGAGTTTACAAGCATCATTTTCCTTACAACTTGGTGAAGAAAAACGAAAAAGCTAAATGTGTCTATATCTATCGAAATCCTGAAGATACGGTGGTTTCCTTTTATCACCACACACAAAGTGTCACTTTCAACTCTGACATCGATTTTGATCAGTATGTTAAAGATTTCATATCGGCTAATGTTCCTTATGGGAGCTATTTCGAACACGTCAAATCTTACTTGGATCATAAGGATGACAACAATCTTCTGATTTTAACTTATGAGGGTTTGCATAGTAATACGAaggaagaatttttgaaaattgctaaaTTCTTAGGAGAAGAATATTACAAAGCGTTATCAAATGATGATTCATtgttaaataagataataaaacaaACAAGTTTTGAAAACATGAAGAATAATTTGTATTACGTTCTTCCAGATACTATTTCTAAGGATTCTTTTAAACATGGGCCTCAAAAAGTTGAGTTTTTTAGAAAAGGTACTACAGGAGAAGGAAAGAAACGTCTGTCGCCTGAGCAACAGGACAGATTAAGAGAAGTTGCTGAAAAGGTTCTTGAAGGAACTGATGCTATGAGTAAAtggtattcaaaagaaattacttGTTAA